The Pseudomonas moraviensis genome contains the following window.
CCTCGGCTGCATCCACATGACCATTCAGACTGCCGTGCTGATCGAAACCCTGGTTGCCCTGGGTGCCGAAGTACGCTGGTCGTCCTGCAACATTTTCTCCACTCAGGATCAGGCCGCTGCCGCTATCGCTGCCGCCGGTATCCCGGTGTTCGCCTGGAAAGGCGAGACTGAAGAAGAGTACGAGTGGTGCCTGGAGCAGACCATCCTGAAGGATGGCCAGCCATGGGACGCCAACATGATCCTCGACGACGGCGGCGACCTGACCGAGCTGCTGCACAAGAAATATCCGCAAGTGCTCGATCGCGTTCACGGCGTGACCGAAGAAACCACCACTGGCGTGCACCGTCTGCTGGACATGCTGGCCAAGGGCGAGCTGAAGATCCCGGCCATCAACGTCAACGACTCGGTGACCAAGTCCAAGAACGACAACAAGTACGGCTGCCGTCACAGCCTGAACGATGCGATCAAGCGCGGTACCGACCACCTGCTGTCCGGCAAGCAAGCGCTGGTCATCGGTTACGGTGACGTGGGCAAGGGCTCGGCTCAGTCCCTGCGTCAGGAAGGCATGATCGTCAAGGTGTCGGAAGTCGACCCGATCTGCGCCATGCAAGCCTGCATGGACGGTTTCGAACTGGTGTCGCCGTTCATCGACGGTATCAACGACGGTTCCGAAGCGAGCATCGACAAAGCGCTGCTGGGCAAGATCGACCTGATCGTGACCACCACCGGTAACGTCAATGTCTGCGACGCGAACATGCTCAAAGCCCTGAAAAAGCGCGCCGTGGTCTGCAACATCGGTCACTTCGACAATGAAATCGACACCGCTTTCATGCGCAAGAACTGGGCATGGGAAGAAGTGAAGCCACAGGTGCACAAGGTTCACCGCACCGGTGCCGGCAGCTTCGACCCACAGAACGACGACTACCTGATCCTGCTGGCCGAAGGCCGTCTGGTGAACCTGGGTAACGCCACCGGTCACCCGAGCCGCATCATGGATGGTTCGTTCGCCAACCAGGTACTGGCACAGATCTTCCTGTTCGGCCAGAAATACGCCGACCTGTCGCCAGCGCAGAAAGCCGAGCGTCTGACCGTTGAAGTCCTGCCGAAGAAACTCGACGAAGAAGTGGCCCTGGAAATGGTTCGCGGCTTCGGCGGCGTGGTCACCCAACTGACCAAGCAACAGGCTGACTACATCGGCGTCACCGTCGAAGGCCCGTTCAAGCCGCACGCTTACCGCTACTAAGTAACCGGCTGCTTTATTTGTCGGAATGGCTTGTTGTGGCGAGGGAGCTTGCTCCCGCTGGGCTGCGCAGCGGCCCCAGGATTTTGGGAGCGCTGCGCACTCCAGCGGGAGCAAGCTCCCTCGCCACATACAGGTTTGCTTCTGCAGATGAAACATACCGAAGGCTTTCGTGTTTCCAAGGGTATGACCATGTCCCAAGACCGTCGCTACAGCTTCGAGTTTTTCCCGACCAAGACCGACGCCGGGCAAGAAAAGCTCCTCGCCACTGCCCGTCAGTTGGCCACTTACAATCCTGATTTCTTTTCCTGCACCTACGGCGCTGGCGGTTCGACCCGTGATCGCACGCTCAACACCGTGTTGCAGCTGGAAAGCGAAGTCAAAATACCCGCCGCACCGCACCTGTCGTGCGTCGGCGACAGCAAGGACGACCTGCGCGGCCTGCTCAACGAATACAAGGCCGCCGGCATCAAACGCATCGTCGCCCTGCGTGGTGACCTGCCGTCCGGCATGGGCATGACCAGCGGTGAGCTGCGTCACGCCAATGAACTGGTGGAATTCATTCGTGAAGAAACCGCTGATCATTTCCACATCGAAGTCGCCGCTTACCCGGAGATGCATCCGCAAGCGCGCAACTACGAAGACGATCTCGCCAACTTCGTGCGCAAGGCCAAGGCCGGTGCCGATAGCGCGATCACCCAGTACTTCTTCAACGCCGACAGCTACTTCTACTTTGTCGACCGTTTGCAGGCGCTGGGCGTGGATCTGCCGATCGTGCCGGGGATCATGCCGATCACCAACTACAGCAAACTCGCGCGTTTCTCCGATGCCTGCGGTGCGGAAATCCCGCGCTGGATCCGCAAGCAACTGGAAGCCTACGGCGACGACACACGAAGCATCCAGAGCTTTGGCGAGCAAGTCGTCAGCGAGATGTGCGAACGCCTGCTGCAGGGCGGCGCACCTGGATTGCATTTTTATTCCATGAACCAGGCCGAGCCTAGCCTGGCGATCTGGAATAACCTGAAGTTGCCGCGGTGAAGCAGCCGCAAGCTTCAAGCTGAAAGCTACAAGCAAGAGCAAGAGATCGCAGCGGCAGCTCCTACATTGGAATTTCGTATCCCGCAGGAGCTGCCGACGGCTGCGATCTTTTGCTTTTAAGCCCGCGAAACAGAGCTTGTGCAGGCACTTTCTGGCTCTTTCGGGTTTCTCGTCGTAATCTCCAGCCATGCCTTTGATCACGCAGTTACTCGCCGTGCTGGTTTTTGCTTGCCTGAGCTTCGCCGCTCGGGGCGAGAAGTTGCGTATTGTCACCGAGCCATGGGCGCCCTACGTGTACGAACAGGGCGGGCAGAATCTCGGGCTGGACTACGAAACCACCGCGATCGTGTTCAAACGCCTGGGCATTGAAGTCGAGTGGCAGTTCCTGCCGTGGAAGCGCTGCCTGTCGATGCTCGAAACCGGTCAGGCCGACGGTGCACTGGACATTTTTCACAGCGCCGAGCGCGACGCCACCCTGCTCTACCCCAGCGAACCGTTGTCCGACGTTGAATTCGTAATGTTCTACGCCAACGATCGACCGCACCCGTTCAGCACCCTGGATCAACTCAAGGGCCTGACCATCGGTACTTCGCCGGGCTATCTGTACAGCCCGGATTTCAGCCAGTCACAGCTGTTCAGCCGGGAGCCGGCGCCAACCCATGAAGCCAATTTCGGCAAACTGGTACGCGGGCGTATCGACCTGCTGATTACTGATCGCCGCGTCGGCCAGCATTTGCTCGATGAGCTGAATATTCGCGATCTGATCACGGAAAACCCGACGGTTATCAGCCGTCAGAGCCAGTTTCTTGCAGTTCGGCGCAATGCCGGCATGGATTTGCTGGTGCAGCGTTTTGGCGCCGAGCTCAAGCGTTTCAAGCGCGAACCGGCCTACGCCGAGCTCAGCGCACGTTACGGTGCCGCTCCCGTCGACAGCGCTTCTCTGCGCTCGGCCACGGCCAGCGGCAAAACCGTTGAGCAGCAGGAAAGCAGCGCGCAGTGATTGCTCTGTTATACTCCGGCGTTCCCGCCAGGCTCACGCCCGGACGCCCGGAACCGTAACAGGCCTCACGACCCGCTACAGCGCAGCTTTCAGCCCGCGCGAGCGCTCCTGACGAGCCTTCGGAACCGCCGCTGGACCGGACGGGATTGCGTCCTCTTAAACGTGATTCGCGCCAGGCAAGACTCCCATTGGGCCAAGCCCTAACTAAAACAGGATTACTCATGTCCTTTGCTTCCCTCGGTCTCTCCGAGGCTTTAGTCCGTGCCATCGAAGATGCGGGCTATACCGAGCCTACTCCGGTGCAACAGCGGGCCATTCCCGCCGTGTTGCAAGGTCGCGACCTGATGGTTGCGGCTCAGACAGGTACCGGTAAAACCGGCGGCTTCGCCCTCCCGATTCTGGAGCGGTTGTTCCCCAACGGTCACCCGGACAAATCCCAGCGTCATGGCCCGCGCCAACCGCGCGTACTGGTCCTGACCCCGACCCGCGAACTCGCGGCCCAGGTGCACGAGAGCTTCAAGATCTATGCCCGTGACCTGAAATTCGTCAGCGCCTGCATCTTCGGCGGCGTCGGCATGAACCCACAGGTCCAGGCCATGTCCCGCGGCGTCGACGTCCTGGTTGCCTGCCCGGGCCGTCTGCTCGACCTCGCCGGCCAGGGCAGCGTCGATCTGTCCCACGTGGAAATCCTCGTCCTCGACGAAGCCGACCGCATGCTCGACATGGGCTTCGTGCACGACGTGAAGAAAGTCCTCGCGCGCCTGCCGGCCAAGCGTCAGAACCTGCTGTTCTCGGCAACGTTCTCGAAAGACATCACCGACCTTGCCGGCAAGTTGCTGCACAACCCGGAACGCATCGAAGTGACGCCGCCGAACACCACGGTCGAGCGCATCGAACAACGCGTATTCCGCCTGCCGGCCAGCCACAAGCGTGCCTTGCTGGCGCACCTGATCACCGCCGGCGCGTGGGAACAGGTACTGGTCTTCACCCGCACCAAGCACGGCGCCAACCGTCTCGCTGAATACCTGGACAAACACGGCCTGCCGGCGGTGGCGATCCACGGTAACAAGAGCCAGAACGCCCGCACCAAAGCCCTGGCCGACTTCAAGGCCGGTGAAGTGCGCATTCTGGTTGCCACCGACATCGCTGCCCGTGGTCTGGACATCGACCAGTTGCCGCATGTGGTCAACTTCGAGTTGCCGAACGTCGACGAAGACTATGTGCACCGTATCGGTCGTACCGGCCGCGCCGGTCGTTCGGGCGAGGCGATCTCGCTGGTCGCGCCGGACGAAGAGAAGCTGCTGAAAAGCATCGAGCGCATGACCAAGCAGAAGATTGCCGACGGCGATCTGATGGGCTTCGACTCCAGCACCATCGAAGCCGAGAAGCCGGAAGCCCGCGAGCGTCCGGACATCCGCAACCCGCGCAATTCCCGTGGCCCACGCGGCGACGGCCCGAATGGCGGCGGCGGTGGCGGTGGTCGCAAGGACAAAGGCAAAGACAAGGGCAAGGAAAAACCGGCTGGTGATCGTGGCGAGCGCCCTGCCCGCCAGCAGAAGCCGCGTGAAGGCACGCCGAGTCGCGAACAGCGTCCGAGCCAGCCACCGCGTGCAGCGGCTGACCGTGCCCCGGACGAGTTCCTCGACGACGATATCGATAACTTCGGTAACCGCGTTGATTACGTGCCGAAAGCCGCTCCTGCCGGCGGCCGTGGCCGTCGTCCGGGCGCCCCGGCGCAAGGCGCAGGCACTGGCGCACCACGCGGCGGTCAGCCACAGGGTCGCCAGAACGGTCCGCGCAACAGCAACGGTTCGAGCACCGGCACACCACCGGCCAAACGCAGCGGCCCGCGCAATGGCGCACCGCGTGACGGTCAGGGTCGTCGTGACGAATCCGCGCCACGCAACCGCCGCCCGGCCCGTGACGATCAGCCACGTAGCGAACCGGCCGTGCAGAACCCGCGCAGCAACGGCCCGAAGATCATGCACAAGGAATCGAAAGCCGACCGCTTCCCGACGCCTGAGCAGCTCGATCAACTGCCAAGCCGTCCGCGTGGCGAGAAACCGGCACTGCTGACCCGCAATCGCTGAGTTCAAGCCGCAATGAAAAATGCCCCGGTTCGAAAGAGCCGGGGCATTTTTATAAGCGCTGCAAATCGCTTTGCGTAGGAGCTGCCGCAGGCTGCGATCTTTTGATCTTGATCTTGATCTTCAAAAATCAAGATCAAAAGATCGCAGCCTTCGGCAGCTCCTACAGGGGATCTGTGTTGTGGCAAAAAAAACGCCCCCGGCCTTGCGACCGGGGGCGTTTTTCATGTGGCGGCGAAAATTATTTCGCTTTCACACCTTCGAACGAAACGTACAGTTCGACCGCATCGGACTTCGGACCGAGGTCTTTCTGCTTGCCGAAATCGGAACGCTTGATGGTGGTGGTGCCTTCGAAACCGGCACGGTAGCCGCCCCAAGGATCCTTGCCTTCGCCCAGGAAGGTCGCCTTGACGACAACTGGCTTGGTCACGCCCAGCAGGGTCAGGTCGCCGGTCACGTCAGCCGTGTTGGCACCAGTGGATTTGACGCTGGTGGATACGAAAGTGGCCTTGCCGAATTTGCTGGCGTTGAGGAAGTCCGCGCTGGCGATGTGCTTGTCGCGCTCGGCGTGGTTGGTGAACACGCTGGCGGTGTTGACGTTGAACTCGATCTTGCTGTCTTCAGGCTTGGCAGCGTCGAAGCTGAACTTGCCGTCGATGTCCTTGAAGGTACCGGTGATGAAGCTGTAGCCCAGGTGGCTGATCTTGAAGTCGACGAAGGCGTGCTGGCCTTCCTTGTCTACTACGTAGTCAGCAGCCATTACGTTGGCGGACAGCACGGCCGAACCGATTGCCAGAGCGGCCAGAGTCTTTTTCAACATGCTTTCTTTTCCTTTGAGTCGAGGTTGAATTTCAGGCTTTGCGACCAAGCATTCGGGTGAGGGTCGCATCACGATCGATAAAGTGGTGCTTCAATGCTGCCAACGCATGGAGACCGGAAAAAATTACCAGTATCCACGCCAGCCAGAGATGAATCACCCCAGCGGTATCTGCCTGATCCGGTAGTCCGGAGAGCAGTGCAGGAACTTCAAACAGGCCAAACACCGGGATCCCGACACCGTCTGCGGTGGAAATCAGGTAACCGGCAATCATCACAGCGAACAGCGCCAGATACAGAAACCCGTGACCGAATTTGGCCCCGATACGGGTCATGCGGCTGTAGCTTTGCAGCGTTGGCGGCGGCGGGCTGATGAAACGCCACAACACCCGCAACACCATCACAGCGAGCAGCACCAGGCCGATGCTCTTGTGCAGGTCCGGCGCGTCTTTGCGCCAGGTGCTGTAGTAATCCAGCCCGACCATCCACAGGCCCAGCGCAAACAGCCCGAAGACCGCCAGCGCCACGCCCCAGTGCATGAAGATGCTGACCCAACCATAGCGCGAAGAAGAGTTACGTAGCTGCATTGCCCAAATCCTGTGAGAACTGCGAACCAAGACTAGCGAGTTATCTATCGAATTAAAGCGGAAAATTTTGCTTTGAAATATCGAGAAATACGATCAAGAGTCTGCGAGCGGGGTGTTAAGGAAGGATTAAAGGCGATTCCTGCGTGGAGCGCTTGTACAAATGACGGGGACTGCATTGACCATCGTCATCTCTGCACACGCAGACGGGAACCTCGTGCTCAAGGACGGTGAGGCGATCATCTGGATCGCCGACGCCAATCAACCTTACAGCGCAACTTTGCACCCGAAGAAGATGCGCGAGCCGCTGCAGTTTGTGATCAGCAACAGCGGCTTTCTTTATGACCCCTCCAGGCGACGATTATGGATCGCGGAAAGCACGCATAGCGCCGACAAGTCGCTTTGGTACAACACATACATGACTGTGCAGGACGATGGAAACCTGGTGATTTACGACCAGCGCACGGGCAGTCTGCGCTGGGCGCGTTTCGGTTTCATTCCCGGGCGCCTGCGCAAACCCAAGCAAAAGTGGCTGAGGAAACTGCCGAACGGGACAGAGTTCTTCAAGTGGGAGTTTTAACTGACCAGCCATTCATGGCCGATCAGTTATGAAGTACCGCCGGCGGTTGCAGGCATTCGGCACTGTAGGGGTCTATGTGGCACTTGTGCGCCAGTTCAGAACCATAGCCGCCGGGGAAAAATTGCCCGTTGCTACATCCGGAAAGTGCAATCAAAACCAGTATCGCGATAAGCGTTTTCATAGCATGCCTCCAATTTTTTCCAGCATAAAATTGGCGCGCTCGCAGCCGCTATCACCTGGTTCCGAGTGTTTTGTGGGAAGGCTCCGGTACGCCGGTAAGTCCCGTAACCGGATGACGAAGGACTGAAATGCGGGGCAAAAAAAACGCGACCCGAGGGCCGCGTTTTCATGTGAACAAAGCCTTACTGCGCCTTGCTCTCGGTCGTCGCTGCTGGCTTCTTCGCCGGCTCAGCCTTCTTCGCTGCAGGTTTGGCGGCCGGCTTTTTCGTTTCGGTTTTGGCCGCAGGCTTCTTCGCCGCTGGCTTGGCCGCTGCTTTCTTTGCCGGCTCGGCTTTCACCGGGGCCGCTGGTTTCGGTGCTTCCACCGGAGCTGGCGCAGGGGCCGGGGTCGGTGCAGGCGCTGGAGCGACCGGAGCAGGTGCTGGCTCTGGCGCTTTCGCTGGCTCAGGCTTCTTCTCGTCATCCGAACCGCCAAACAGGTTAGTGAAGAAGTTGCCCTTCTTCGCCGCCACGGCACCCGCCGCGCCTGCCGCTGCTGCAGCCGGCACCACTTTGACCGGTTCGAACGATTTGCCTGCCGCCAGATCTTCCACCTGGCTGGCCGCGCGCTGGCCGGTGCGCAGTGCGCCTTCCAGGGTGCCCGGGTACAAGGTGTCGGTGTGTTCGCCAGCGAACGCTACGCGTTGCAGCGGACGTTCCCACAGGCGCCAGAACTTGCTGATCTGCCCCGGGCCGTACGCCAGGTAGGCGCCGCCCATCGACGGGTCGGTGCTGTAGCGACGGATTTCATAACCGGTGAACGAGCCACGGGCCTGTGGATAAAACGCGTGCAGACGGATCAGCACCTGGTCGACCATCTGCTTGTCGCCGAACGCTTGCATCACCCGAGCGTTGTCGCCGGACAGGTTGATCACCACGTTGGCGCCACCCTTGAGCGCCGGCTCGATCCAGAGCATGCCCAGGCCGGTATTGCTGTAGATCTCGCCAGACATGCGCGACTTGCTTTCCCACACCGGCGTCTTGAACTTCAGCATGATCTGGTCGCGCCAGCCGTAGTTGGTGCCTTTGATCGCCGCCAGGTGCTGGGCATCCAGCGCCGGGGTCAGGGCGATCTTGTTCAGTGCGCGCAACGGCACCGCCAATACCACGTAGTCAGCCTGATAACCGACGCTGCCGACTTTGACGGTCACGCCGTCCTTGTCCTGGGTAATGGCCGAGACCGGCGAGCTGGTCTTGATGGTCTTGATCTGTTTGACGAAGGCCTGGGCCAGCACCTGGCTGCCGCCGACCAGCCGCGAGGCGCGCAGGTCACGGTCGGAAATGCCGCGATAGACGCGGTTCTGCTGGGCGAAATACAGCAGCGACAGACGCGAAGGTTCGTCGTAGTGGGTGCGAATGTCCTGGTTGATCAGCTGACGCGCGGTGGCCGGCAGGTTCTGCTTGTCGAGCCAGCTCGACACAGTGATCTGATCCAGCGCGTGCAGGGTGGCGGTCGCCGCCGGGTTCTGCGGATCGTCGATCGAGCGTGCCAGATCGTCGAGGGTGTTCTGGTAGCGCTTGAGCGCATCGGCGGTGGCTGGTTGCTTGGTGGCCAGATCGGCAGCGGAGAAATAATCGCCGTCGATCAGATAGCTCGGGGTACGGACGAATTCCGGCGCCGGCGTGGTGCCGAGCTTGAACGTCGACACGTATTTGTTGAGCACCGGCTGGGTCTTGTCGTTGCCGATCCACTCGCTGGTGGCCATGCCCGAACGACCGCCCAGACTCGGTTTGGCTTCCAGCAGGGTGACCTGCCAGCCCTTGTTCTGCAGCTCGTAGGCGGCAGTCAGACCCGACAGGC
Protein-coding sequences here:
- the ahcY gene encoding adenosylhomocysteinase is translated as MSAVNTPADFTDYKVADMSLAAWGRRETIIAESEMPALMGLRRKYASEQPLKGAKILGCIHMTIQTAVLIETLVALGAEVRWSSCNIFSTQDQAAAAIAAAGIPVFAWKGETEEEYEWCLEQTILKDGQPWDANMILDDGGDLTELLHKKYPQVLDRVHGVTEETTTGVHRLLDMLAKGELKIPAINVNDSVTKSKNDNKYGCRHSLNDAIKRGTDHLLSGKQALVIGYGDVGKGSAQSLRQEGMIVKVSEVDPICAMQACMDGFELVSPFIDGINDGSEASIDKALLGKIDLIVTTTGNVNVCDANMLKALKKRAVVCNIGHFDNEIDTAFMRKNWAWEEVKPQVHKVHRTGAGSFDPQNDDYLILLAEGRLVNLGNATGHPSRIMDGSFANQVLAQIFLFGQKYADLSPAQKAERLTVEVLPKKLDEEVALEMVRGFGGVVTQLTKQQADYIGVTVEGPFKPHAYRY
- the metF gene encoding methylenetetrahydrofolate reductase [NAD(P)H], translating into MSQDRRYSFEFFPTKTDAGQEKLLATARQLATYNPDFFSCTYGAGGSTRDRTLNTVLQLESEVKIPAAPHLSCVGDSKDDLRGLLNEYKAAGIKRIVALRGDLPSGMGMTSGELRHANELVEFIREETADHFHIEVAAYPEMHPQARNYEDDLANFVRKAKAGADSAITQYFFNADSYFYFVDRLQALGVDLPIVPGIMPITNYSKLARFSDACGAEIPRWIRKQLEAYGDDTRSIQSFGEQVVSEMCERLLQGGAPGLHFYSMNQAEPSLAIWNNLKLPR
- a CDS encoding substrate-binding periplasmic protein; this encodes MPLITQLLAVLVFACLSFAARGEKLRIVTEPWAPYVYEQGGQNLGLDYETTAIVFKRLGIEVEWQFLPWKRCLSMLETGQADGALDIFHSAERDATLLYPSEPLSDVEFVMFYANDRPHPFSTLDQLKGLTIGTSPGYLYSPDFSQSQLFSREPAPTHEANFGKLVRGRIDLLITDRRVGQHLLDELNIRDLITENPTVISRQSQFLAVRRNAGMDLLVQRFGAELKRFKREPAYAELSARYGAAPVDSASLRSATASGKTVEQQESSAQ
- a CDS encoding DEAD/DEAH box helicase, producing MSFASLGLSEALVRAIEDAGYTEPTPVQQRAIPAVLQGRDLMVAAQTGTGKTGGFALPILERLFPNGHPDKSQRHGPRQPRVLVLTPTRELAAQVHESFKIYARDLKFVSACIFGGVGMNPQVQAMSRGVDVLVACPGRLLDLAGQGSVDLSHVEILVLDEADRMLDMGFVHDVKKVLARLPAKRQNLLFSATFSKDITDLAGKLLHNPERIEVTPPNTTVERIEQRVFRLPASHKRALLAHLITAGAWEQVLVFTRTKHGANRLAEYLDKHGLPAVAIHGNKSQNARTKALADFKAGEVRILVATDIAARGLDIDQLPHVVNFELPNVDEDYVHRIGRTGRAGRSGEAISLVAPDEEKLLKSIERMTKQKIADGDLMGFDSSTIEAEKPEARERPDIRNPRNSRGPRGDGPNGGGGGGGRKDKGKDKGKEKPAGDRGERPARQQKPREGTPSREQRPSQPPRAAADRAPDEFLDDDIDNFGNRVDYVPKAAPAGGRGRRPGAPAQGAGTGAPRGGQPQGRQNGPRNSNGSSTGTPPAKRSGPRNGAPRDGQGRRDESAPRNRRPARDDQPRSEPAVQNPRSNGPKIMHKESKADRFPTPEQLDQLPSRPRGEKPALLTRNR
- a CDS encoding YceI family protein, translated to MLKKTLAALAIGSAVLSANVMAADYVVDKEGQHAFVDFKISHLGYSFITGTFKDIDGKFSFDAAKPEDSKIEFNVNTASVFTNHAERDKHIASADFLNASKFGKATFVSTSVKSTGANTADVTGDLTLLGVTKPVVVKATFLGEGKDPWGGYRAGFEGTTTIKRSDFGKQKDLGPKSDAVELYVSFEGVKAK
- a CDS encoding cytochrome b produces the protein MQLRNSSSRYGWVSIFMHWGVALAVFGLFALGLWMVGLDYYSTWRKDAPDLHKSIGLVLLAVMVLRVLWRFISPPPPTLQSYSRMTRIGAKFGHGFLYLALFAVMIAGYLISTADGVGIPVFGLFEVPALLSGLPDQADTAGVIHLWLAWILVIFSGLHALAALKHHFIDRDATLTRMLGRKA
- a CDS encoding flavin monoamine oxidase family protein, with amino-acid sequence MSVGWLRACALVMLGLFSVTALAKDKTAIVIGGGLSGLTAAYELQNKGWQVTLLEAKPSLGGRSGMATSEWIGNDKTQPVLNKYVSTFKLGTTPAPEFVRTPSYLIDGDYFSAADLATKQPATADALKRYQNTLDDLARSIDDPQNPAATATLHALDQITVSSWLDKQNLPATARQLINQDIRTHYDEPSRLSLLYFAQQNRVYRGISDRDLRASRLVGGSQVLAQAFVKQIKTIKTSSPVSAITQDKDGVTVKVGSVGYQADYVVLAVPLRALNKIALTPALDAQHLAAIKGTNYGWRDQIMLKFKTPVWESKSRMSGEIYSNTGLGMLWIEPALKGGANVVINLSGDNARVMQAFGDKQMVDQVLIRLHAFYPQARGSFTGYEIRRYSTDPSMGGAYLAYGPGQISKFWRLWERPLQRVAFAGEHTDTLYPGTLEGALRTGQRAASQVEDLAAGKSFEPVKVVPAAAAAGAAGAVAAKKGNFFTNLFGGSDDEKKPEPAKAPEPAPAPVAPAPAPTPAPAPAPVEAPKPAAPVKAEPAKKAAAKPAAKKPAAKTETKKPAAKPAAKKAEPAKKPAATTESKAQ